From a region of the Flavobacterium sediminilitoris genome:
- a CDS encoding DUF4132 domain-containing protein, producing the protein MSIELALAKNVIENPLARYKRELEECINNDFILKQIQNNKLEKVVAEFGCQLVTIKNNYSYYISLGSEESTLFEKWVTNDMWDNPKYYDLLLYFFGETNAKYVKEAWNKLPYKAYQTGYARRSFRAPNHNKILLVNQVNFLRTLLLGSYLYQYRDNIYYNLTIEEQIKYDTEITNPQNQFMIWSAAIDAGDQKVYQLIEDIIFNKETVGKVSKNIIKALLNSEKKSSWELVEKLLLAAQRQEGLRQTVLESLDETSIEALEYMINVIIENKLTRFSSVVRAIDTWTGLGWEAEKETTVRNILQFASHYFANQDSIPAGIQSKNNNEVYMALWVQGVLDIQKTVPYLHDLLENGSIEKKCLAIRFTGETNDPYIEMPIYYKALETDNLQILAFVSYRLKALLEANTKGKYYINNPDYPNFFQKVYDLTQSITVKEKTFEGKVFSWSTVKFERDTLYASAMALVGENQEYLQLILDDFDNLSIHLREKITREILGKYYCYSFYALKNNTTALKEKPTEFQREFASKVIKDRGEAIMASAICTLSAVELNKTELDLFEDLLKRKNSTLKKNIIEMLIKQDDSILISFVEGIIEKGNIEQRMSALDLILQLQKAEKLPEKIKEWIKAFSEKSNLSERESKFLEQINPSNDIEVLSQENGYGFYDPNAISTYALPEIAKDSFYTQVTQKNKYGFSKPYETIKEALDRLYNLFEANKDYEYEIEYYDNTREKVLLGNNFSEQKRLTDKVTPEERFVNYPLHTVWENWYLTEELQPIDLFLLSFATACDRKVWRDILEEYVFYYHNEIPNPKKDKYYWSNPLFKIINALKLKFPFKEKQEYLIDACSKLFSNLPQSVLEYEYKPEKNNYYRSSDRGNGFQSESYFGVFLEAISLNKLTTEQQHKVWNLYRWYQLSGLKENYSFIKPPLYMYCVAYENKYITEGELYEGILDGNRLSLLTGDKNNRREHDSANLKKNFPFLSPMIDKIRKAFLDIEVKRGDANTSVTHLVQRLEKIYGANRFVELLENVGKANIYKGYIYSWGYNEMSKQKLFSFLLKRCFPLQTDTQETFNTLIQKSKLTEERLVQAAIYAPQWQKLISNYLDWKGLDEGIWWLHAHTKTSSYSDVNSELESEVAKYSAIDLQDFKNGAVDKDWFISSYKQLGKAKWEILYDAAKFITDGNGHRRARLYSDTLTGSLKIREVTAKVKDKRDQDYLRVYGLVPLSKTNPEKDVLQRYEYLQQFKKESKEFGSMKQTSEALALSVAMENLARNAGYVDPMRLTWAMETKQVQQILSKDTAITFDDVTISLVINQEGKADLEVTKGDKKLKAIPAKLKKEKELIELTGYRKTMREQWSRSRKGLEEAMVRGDAFTLDEMTNLFEHPVISKHLEKLVFVANDTQVGFFSSGNLVAATGEIIPLDQNPTFRIAHCYDLHANAVWTDFQSYCFDNKLVQPFKQVFRELYVPTPDELAERAISRRYAGHQVHPKQTLALLKNKGWKVDYEEGLQKVFHAAGFQVKLYAMADWFSPADVESPTLETIEFHSLKDYKNIPFEDINPRIFSEVMRDIDLVVSVAHVGGVDPEASHSSIEMRAVLLRETLRLFKINNVEVKESHALITGTMANYSVHLGSAVVHQTPGKYLSILPIHSQHRGRLFIPFADDDPKSAEVMSKVLLFAKDNEIQDPTILTQIDKKIAVN; encoded by the coding sequence ATGTCAATTGAACTTGCATTAGCGAAAAATGTAATAGAGAACCCTCTTGCTCGCTATAAAAGAGAATTAGAAGAATGTATAAATAATGATTTTATACTAAAACAAATACAAAATAATAAACTAGAAAAAGTAGTTGCAGAATTTGGATGCCAATTAGTAACCATAAAAAACAACTACAGTTATTACATTTCTCTAGGATCAGAAGAATCAACTCTTTTTGAGAAATGGGTTACTAATGATATGTGGGACAATCCAAAATATTATGATTTATTACTTTACTTCTTTGGAGAAACCAATGCCAAATATGTAAAAGAGGCTTGGAATAAGCTCCCTTATAAAGCCTATCAAACAGGATATGCAAGACGTTCATTTAGAGCTCCAAATCACAATAAAATTTTATTAGTAAACCAAGTCAACTTTCTAAGAACATTACTTTTAGGTTCTTATTTGTATCAATATAGAGATAATATCTATTACAATTTAACCATAGAAGAACAAATAAAATATGATACAGAAATAACCAATCCTCAAAACCAGTTTATGATTTGGTCAGCAGCAATAGACGCTGGAGATCAAAAAGTATATCAATTAATTGAAGATATTATTTTTAATAAAGAAACAGTAGGAAAAGTATCAAAAAACATAATTAAGGCCTTACTAAATAGTGAAAAGAAAAGCTCTTGGGAGCTAGTAGAAAAACTATTACTTGCTGCACAACGACAAGAAGGATTGCGTCAAACAGTTCTAGAATCGTTAGACGAAACAAGTATAGAAGCCTTAGAATACATGATAAACGTTATTATTGAAAATAAATTAACTCGTTTTTCATCAGTAGTAAGAGCAATAGATACCTGGACAGGACTAGGTTGGGAAGCAGAAAAAGAAACCACAGTGCGTAACATTCTTCAATTTGCATCGCACTATTTTGCAAATCAAGATAGTATACCAGCAGGCATTCAAAGTAAAAACAATAACGAAGTTTACATGGCATTATGGGTACAAGGCGTTTTAGATATTCAAAAAACAGTACCTTATTTGCATGATTTATTAGAAAATGGATCCATAGAAAAAAAATGTTTAGCCATACGATTTACAGGTGAAACAAACGATCCTTACATAGAAATGCCTATTTATTACAAAGCATTAGAAACAGACAACCTTCAAATACTAGCTTTTGTATCGTATAGATTAAAAGCCTTGTTAGAAGCAAACACAAAAGGAAAATACTATATAAATAACCCAGATTATCCCAACTTTTTTCAAAAAGTATATGATTTAACACAATCTATAACTGTAAAAGAAAAAACATTTGAAGGAAAAGTATTCTCTTGGTCTACTGTTAAATTTGAACGCGATACGCTATATGCTTCAGCAATGGCACTAGTAGGAGAAAATCAAGAATATTTACAACTTATATTAGATGATTTTGACAACCTATCAATTCATTTAAGAGAAAAAATAACCCGAGAAATATTAGGAAAATACTACTGTTATTCTTTTTATGCTTTAAAAAATAATACGACTGCTTTAAAAGAAAAACCAACAGAATTTCAAAGAGAGTTTGCCTCAAAAGTAATAAAAGATAGAGGAGAAGCTATAATGGCTTCCGCTATTTGTACATTGAGTGCTGTAGAATTAAATAAAACAGAATTAGACCTTTTTGAAGACTTACTGAAACGTAAAAATTCTACTCTGAAGAAAAATATAATTGAAATGCTAATAAAACAAGACGATAGCATTTTAATCTCTTTTGTAGAAGGAATTATAGAAAAAGGAAACATTGAACAACGAATGAGTGCTTTAGACCTTATTTTACAACTTCAAAAAGCAGAAAAATTACCTGAAAAAATAAAAGAATGGATAAAAGCATTTTCAGAAAAAAGCAACCTTTCCGAAAGAGAATCTAAGTTTTTAGAACAAATAAATCCATCTAATGATATAGAAGTATTATCACAAGAAAATGGCTATGGTTTTTATGATCCAAATGCAATTTCTACTTATGCTTTACCCGAAATAGCAAAAGACTCCTTCTACACACAAGTAACCCAAAAAAATAAATATGGTTTTTCAAAACCATATGAAACAATCAAAGAAGCATTAGATAGATTATACAATCTTTTTGAAGCTAATAAAGATTACGAATATGAAATAGAATATTATGATAATACTAGAGAAAAAGTACTATTAGGAAACAACTTTAGTGAACAAAAAAGATTAACAGACAAAGTAACACCAGAAGAGCGTTTTGTGAATTACCCATTACATACAGTTTGGGAAAATTGGTATCTTACTGAAGAATTACAGCCTATAGATTTATTCTTATTAAGTTTTGCAACCGCTTGCGATAGAAAAGTATGGAGAGATATATTAGAAGAATATGTATTCTACTATCATAATGAAATCCCAAATCCTAAGAAAGATAAATACTATTGGTCAAACCCTTTGTTTAAAATTATAAATGCATTAAAACTAAAATTCCCTTTCAAAGAAAAACAAGAGTACCTTATAGATGCCTGTTCAAAACTCTTTAGTAATTTACCTCAATCAGTTTTAGAGTATGAATATAAGCCCGAAAAAAACAATTATTATAGAAGTTCAGACAGAGGTAATGGTTTTCAAAGCGAATCTTATTTTGGCGTATTCTTAGAAGCAATTTCACTAAATAAATTAACAACAGAACAGCAACATAAAGTTTGGAATCTATATAGATGGTATCAATTATCTGGCCTAAAAGAAAATTATTCCTTTATCAAACCACCTTTGTACATGTATTGTGTGGCTTACGAAAACAAATATATAACCGAAGGAGAACTATATGAAGGCATTTTAGATGGTAACAGATTATCTTTATTAACAGGAGATAAAAACAACCGTAGAGAACATGATAGCGCTAACCTAAAGAAAAACTTTCCTTTCTTATCGCCAATGATAGATAAAATAAGAAAAGCATTCTTAGATATTGAAGTCAAACGAGGAGATGCCAATACATCCGTAACCCATTTAGTACAACGTTTAGAAAAAATATACGGAGCCAATCGCTTTGTAGAACTTCTAGAAAACGTAGGAAAAGCCAATATATACAAAGGCTATATCTATTCATGGGGTTATAACGAAATGAGTAAGCAAAAACTATTTAGCTTCTTATTAAAAAGATGTTTCCCATTACAAACAGATACTCAAGAAACATTTAACACATTAATACAAAAAAGTAAACTCACAGAAGAACGTCTGGTTCAGGCAGCTATCTACGCACCACAATGGCAAAAACTAATTAGCAATTACCTAGACTGGAAAGGACTAGATGAAGGCATTTGGTGGTTACATGCCCACACTAAAACATCAAGTTATAGCGATGTTAATTCCGAATTAGAAAGCGAAGTAGCCAAATATTCTGCAATAGACCTACAAGACTTTAAAAACGGAGCTGTTGATAAAGACTGGTTTATATCATCATACAAACAATTAGGAAAAGCCAAATGGGAAATATTATACGATGCAGCCAAATTCATAACCGATGGAAACGGACACCGAAGAGCACGCTTATATTCTGATACCCTAACCGGAAGTTTAAAAATTAGAGAAGTAACCGCAAAAGTAAAAGACAAACGCGATCAAGATTATTTGCGTGTTTATGGATTAGTACCACTTAGTAAAACCAATCCAGAAAAAGACGTTTTACAGCGCTATGAATACCTGCAACAATTTAAAAAAGAAAGCAAAGAGTTTGGTTCCATGAAACAAACCAGTGAAGCTTTGGCTCTTAGTGTTGCTATGGAAAACTTAGCCCGAAATGCAGGCTATGTAGACCCAATGCGATTAACATGGGCAATGGAAACCAAACAAGTACAGCAAATATTATCAAAAGATACTGCCATTACTTTCGATGATGTAACCATTAGCTTAGTTATAAACCAAGAAGGTAAAGCCGATTTAGAAGTAACCAAAGGCGATAAAAAATTAAAAGCCATACCTGCCAAACTAAAAAAAGAAAAAGAACTAATAGAACTAACTGGTTATAGAAAAACCATGCGAGAGCAATGGTCACGTTCAAGAAAAGGACTCGAAGAAGCTATGGTAAGAGGAGATGCTTTTACATTAGACGAAATGACAAACCTATTTGAACATCCAGTAATTTCAAAACATTTAGAAAAATTAGTATTTGTAGCCAATGATACACAAGTAGGTTTCTTTTCTTCGGGTAATTTAGTAGCAGCTACAGGAGAAATTATTCCATTAGATCAAAACCCAACATTTAGAATAGCACATTGTTATGATTTGCATGCTAATGCTGTTTGGACAGATTTCCAATCGTATTGTTTTGATAACAAGTTAGTACAGCCATTCAAACAAGTGTTTAGAGAGTTATATGTACCTACACCAGACGAGTTAGCCGAAAGAGCAATTTCTCGTAGATATGCAGGACATCAAGTACATCCAAAACAAACCTTAGCACTTTTAAAAAACAAAGGTTGGAAAGTAGATTATGAAGAAGGCTTACAAAAAGTATTCCATGCAGCAGGTTTCCAAGTAAAACTATATGCCATGGCCGATTGGTTTTCACCAGCAGATGTAGAAAGCCCAACACTAGAAACCATAGAGTTCCATTCATTAAAAGACTATAAAAACATTCCTTTTGAAGACATTAACCCAAGAATATTTTCAGAAGTAATGCGCGACATAGACCTCGTAGTAAGCGTAGCCCACGTTGGAGGAGTAGATCCAGAAGCCAGTCATTCTTCTATTGAAATGAGAGCCGTATTACTAAGAGAGACACTGCGATTATTCAAAATTAATAATGTTGAGGTAAAAGAATCACATGCCTTAATTACAGGAACTATGGCAAACTATAGCGTTCATTTAGGGAGTGCAGTTGTACATCAAACACCAGGAAAATACTTATCAATCCTACCTATTCATTCACAACACAGAGGAAGACTATTCATCCCTTTTGCCGATGATGATCCAAAATCAGCAGAAGTAATGTCGAAAGTACTCCTGTTTGCCAAAGACAATGAAATACAAGACCCAACTATCCTTACACAAATAGATAAAAAGATAGCGGTAAACTAA